In Brachionichthys hirsutus isolate HB-005 unplaced genomic scaffold, CSIRO-AGI_Bhir_v1 contig_205, whole genome shotgun sequence, the genomic stretch ATAGCTGAATTGTGTTCAACCCAACTCTTGTTTTTCTATCATTAATCATTATTTTGAATCTCTGACAATTTCCATACTCTGACCCTCCATCAGGAAGAGGGATTCTTGTTTGCAGCCAACATGAACAaatctaaaatatatttgaagcATGTCTTTTCATCTGCTGTATGTCAGTCAGAAGACATGGCTTTCAGTATCACGTGTTGTTCATGCTCTGCCCTCCAGCTTTGGTTGGTTGGGCAAAGTATTTGGTGATGTATGTGGATGTCATGAATAAGTAGAATtaaacttcttgctgtgaggcaacagcgctacctacAGCGCTATATTGACCATAAACTAAAATATATTGGACTGACTAAATCATATGTTAAGAGCAGATCAAGTTTCTATTTTACTCGAGTTAAAAAGCTTTGCTTTAATGTTAAAGTGCAGTtgtacagtggggggggggggggggggggggcttacctgATGAAAGAATAGTCCCCAGAAACATGGAACAGAGCAGGTGGGTCACAGTATGTCTCATCTCTTGGCACTGGTTCCACCACCCCGACCAGCTCCCTCCTGTTATGACAACAGTCAGCACTAGTGGACGCTGTCACGCATCATGCAAAGTCTGCAAGTCTGCATGTGATGACTGTGATACGAGGTTTTTGCGCAAGTTGTATGTGAATTACTAAAtgctacaaaaacaaatacgTGGATGAGTAACATATTCTACATCAATGTCTCAGGGCTTACTTCATCTCCCACCAGCTCTCCATCCATTTATCCTTGGTAATGTTCCCTGCAAACACCTGCCACCTCCATTTCTCCAGCATGTAGGTGAAGGGCAGTGTTGCTACAATGGTGAGTGCTTGTTTCAGAAGGAAGTTGATCTCTGTATCTGCaagacaattattttatttttttaattaatgaatatacatatatacacatataaacacacaatacacaaagtCATATTTTTTTGGACACCTTTGGTCTAGGCTTAACCAGGTCATCCATACCATTATCAGAAGTAAAGTTAGCAGGCAGGAGGTTCAGGTTCTTCAGATGTTCAGGAGTTGCAGCAGAGAGGGACATGATTTCTCCCACGGCCTCATGAAAGCCCTCATTGGCTCCGTCTCTCAGGAGGTAGGGCAGGTTACAGTAAGCCATTTGGTACTGGGTGTGTCCCATCTCATGGTGCACTGTGAGGAAGTCATCCATGTTGATCTTGGTGCACATTTTGATTCTGAGGACATTGAGGGAGAAGAGTTGCTGTCAGCAGTTTTATTGTGTGACAAAAAACACATCGCATAATCTTAAACACCAATAAAAGTGCAATTATATCTTTATAACAAGCCAATGATTGGTTACAACTGAGGAAACAGGTCAAATAGTATCGTATCAAACAAGATACTTTATCCAGTCATGCGAGAATCGCTGATATTTTGTAAGGACAGTGTTCAGAAGTCAAACTTTTAAACACTCAAAACAGTCAATTTTAGATCAAATGGATTAATATTTGACTTTGATTATCTTTATCAGCAGGAAATAATGTATCTATGATTAATCTTAATGTTCCAACAAGACATATTTATGACATGCCATAATGTTGTATACTGATCAACAGATCTGTTACTTGTCTCAGGACAGTACAAAAGTCCATATGCAAAATCATCATGAAATAATGGCAAGACTTTTATGTCCAAAAAGTCCTacaatatataatttttttaaactttaagaGAGACAATATAGTACATATTTGTAATCAAAAATATGCATGTTTGGAACATTGGGTAAGGTTGGCCAACGCAGTCTAAATTTAAAtctgtaatgacaataatagtGCTTCTTCCTCAGTGAGTCACATTAACCCATACaaagttttctttcttcaaaTTGTCTTATGGCATGAGAATTTCATTactatatttataatatttacattacattaaaatatgtatAATATGCAAATATGTGTATTTATCCCACCTGAAGTCCTCTCTGTTGCCCATGTCCCAGGCTGTGGGGTGACAGACCACCTTTGTTCCGTCCTTAGGCTTCAGAATCATGGAGTTATTCCAGAAATTTGGCAACATCTCATATAGACCCACAGACACGAAAAACTTCTCCGCTTCCTTGAACATTCGCTCCTCATCCCAACCCTGAAATACAAGTTGGCATTTAAGATGGTATGAGTGTGTAATATACTAGTGGAAAAAATAATTCCacttgggattaataaagtacacacacacacacacacatatataatataataaattataatgtaCCATCTCCACCATAGTTTCGCTGACATCGATATATTTATTAGGGTAGGGGGCTGTCAGAGGATATAGATAGGTCCAGAATCTTCCCCACATGTCACCTGAcagagattaaaaataaataaaaaaggtcaTCAGTACCTTAAGCAGACACTGGGATATTGTCTGTGTAGCAGCGCTTCATCGTCAGATGtacttgggtgtgtgtgtgtctttgcgttcatgcatgtgtgtgtccatgtgtatttgtatttctatGTCAAATGTTATATTTGTAATATGTGTATTATAACAACAGAactaataacattttatttaccgTACGAGTTGTATTTATTAGTGTTGCTGATAGTGATACAATGTGACCAGCAGATGGAGGCATACTCATGTTCACAGACAAGGAATTCTTTGGCATAAATCTGGAGGTACTGAGTACTGGTAATTGATTACCAATCAAGTATTCTCATTTATAAATATTAGTACCTGTTTTGAGGGTTCATACTTAATGATTTCTTTTAcatcctttcttttttaattatatCAGCAgtaatttctgcttttttcatgCACTTGTTCTTTTGGTAACTTATAGACCTTTAAGTTTTATATTTATCTTATTATGTGTCTGAAAATAGGAGAGTGCAGCAAGTCTTTGCTGTACAATGCAACTGTGTCTCTGTGCAAGATAATACGTctttgaatcttgaatctctAAAAAATATGGAAGTCAATGATGAGGTGTTCACTCACATGAGTCAAAAGACACCAGAGCAGAAAATGAATTGTGTGGAATGTTGAATGAGGGTGATGATTCTACTTCGATTCCTCAATTGATTATCAGTTCTGATCAAAAACTTACCCAGAAGGTGGGCTGGTATAGGGCCCTCTGGATCAATGTGTCCTGGGTAGACCTCTATGAGCCTGGATCTGACATAGGCATGCAGCTCTCTGTATAAAGGCAGGATCTATGAACAGAGCAGAAATGAATGGTGTTAATAAGTATGGTAACTAATGAGATATAAAGACACATGAGGGTCAAACGATTATTGGGCGTACTTCATAATAAATAGACTGGACATCCTCCATCAACCTATCTCGGGTGTACTTGTACTCTGggtcttcttctatggtttcatAGTTAAACCTCCAGTAATCACCATAGTCTTCAAAACCTGTAAGCATGTGTCAGAAACGGATGGAGTTATCTTCATCCATCAGCGAACACCCAGTTTCCTTACAGAATCAACATGAGTGTTAAAACTCATCAGCCTGGCTGTAGTTTTGTCTCTTTGGCATTCACGCATTAAGCATATTAGACATCTTCAGTAGTCTACATCAAATATCCAGTTCTCTTTTTCACCATTGAGTTTGGCAGCTTCATTCTTCAGGTCCACATAGTCTTCATACAGAGGTCTCATCCTCTTtcccacctctctcctccagcccTCCCACACATGCAGCCGCTCAGAGTAATTTCTGCTGTGAGCCATTACATGTTCGAGACCTGAAAAGAGAAGGTCATTATCAAATGGATGGAAAAGTGAAATTCTGCCTCAAAACATATATGATAGAGCAGCAGTAGCTATATTTGCTCAACTGCGTATGTATTATCTCacaatatatttgtatttactgGTAACCGTTATGGTTGGACATGCCACCTTTGCCATTTTTTGCCCTAATTGGTTATCCCTGTTTCTTCCTGGCAGCATGCACAGCTGAGGGCAGTTTGGCTCCTCTCCACCACAAGACAGCTGACACTCATCTCAGCTGAATTTAACCAGCGCTCTATGAACAGCCTCTGTCAGCGCACGCTTTTGTCCTCGCCTGGGAAACTTTGCTGTTCTCTCCTCCTGTGTTCTGGGGGTGACCATTTGCCCTCTTCTGTTCAAGCTCTCAAGCCCTTTCGTTTAAGCGTTTGCTGCTTTAGGAAGTTTTAACCCTGAGTGCTTCTGTTGGACTTCATATCTtatacctctttttttttgttggctgtgtatttttgcTTCTGTGCTTTTCGTTTGGAATGCCATCCGGTTAAGTTACTGTTTTTCCTGCACGTTTCGAAGTGTTTTTGGTTTTGGTACAAATTTTGAATAATAAAGACTGTATTATGTGATTTTTAGTCTCTTCGTCTTGGGATCTAGCAGCTACACAACCATCACATTAacagcattttcatttcagaGGGAACTATTCTACTTCTTACTCACCTATCACAGAGATGTAAGTGACTAACTATGCAACTAAGttaaactttttaaaaataacttacacaaatatataaagataTTACATTTTAGCTCTGCTTAGATAACATTCTGTAACTTCTTATGCATTAATATGCCTTATATTATACTGTTTATATGTACTGGGTAAGTAAAACATTATGAAGGAAACCAAACCGAAtacgagaaaagcactctgagagcacagacctccaccgagcagctcattcccctcataattagatttacaccgtccacatggatctggatcaccatcaaaatgtttgaaattgttcttggtatctttatacaccaaccatgaaaagtaaaagtgaatcgttgttgctgtgtatttttaactgatttttgaatcagtaaaatgtaatattattttctgacctttgaagctccattgactgcaatgttaaaaaaaaaaacgttttcagTGATTCAtagtccaggatctcttctggatcatcacgaAAATTTAATCAACTTTTCCTGGTAAGATCCCAACATTTCCCAAAAACGTCAtcaagttatcttgctaacagacaaacaaacagatagacagacagacaaatcaaataaaaaaaatgacatattttttatatttaagttACGATTTCAAACTAGCACTCTCCCACAGCTAAATGAGAGTGGTGTGGAAACATATCAGTTAACAAAACGCAGACCATAAAAAGTAAGCacagtaaatgtttaaaaaatatgtcCTGTACCTAATATTACGACAGAATACGAAATTATTAGATTATAATTCTGATGCAACAATGTGCAAGAATCATTTTACTGCTGTCGCTGGTCAAGGTGCCGCTGACTACTTAATCGCTTCATGTGGAGATGGGTACTGAATCATCaagtgtaaaaaagaaaaggaaaaggaaaccAAAGTGGTGCCACAGaaatctatttttctttttcaatttgcattttgtttgctTACTCgcatttttgtttaaatcattttctttctttttttattgctttttttgctgttttgtgAAGGGAAAATTCAGTCAGTTTATTTGATGTACCCGGAGAAAGCCCACACGAACACAGGGATAACATTCAAACTCCACACAGCGCTAcacactacgccaccatgccgaCCTATTTCAAATgtatacatttaataaaactacTGAAAGTTTGCGTAtttaaagcacttttttttattgaatttaataACTGAATGTGTGCATTCCAGTTCAGGAAGTGTATTTAAAAgagtatttttttccttttttcagtGACTGTGTTAATCATAAACATCTTTATCTGACCATTGCACCATTACTGCTCCTCTTTTAATAGAGTGTTGGCCTACCTGGCTCCAAAGTCTGGCAGTTAAGGGGCTCGTCGATGAGACACACTGTGGCTGTGCTGTAGATTGTACTCATATCACTCGTGATCTTACTCAACTGCAAGTAGAGAAAAAGCAGAAAGTTGCAAAGCTTGGGTTCATGGGAGacaattaaaatgaacattacTATAGCAGAAGATGAATCTTATATATTAacggtttttttgtttttgttttctttccaatATTAGAATTTGATATTTGAAGACAATTTAAAACAGaaatcaaaaagagaaaaaacttTAATATGGCCTCACGTGTGCAAATTTTTCCGGGGACAGGACACTAGCACCTTTGTCTTGTAAGGTAATGAGCTGTAATTTAATTTCTGCATCTGTAATGTTGTCGAGAGGGAATTTCTGGGCGTCGTCCGACTTTTGAGCATAGAAATCAGACCAAATGTTCCCTTCCTCTGCCTGGatagaatgaaaacacacatgtCAAACAATGTAAATGAGTTACTTGTGTTTATGTGAGCACCAGCCAGTCTAAGAAGACTACATGATCTGCATTTTAAAGGTTTCTGAAGGCTTACCAGTTTGTCTGAGTTCTCCTTTGTGATGTTGGTGTTGTATTCCCATGATGCCAGCGAGTACCTGTAGATTTGTGGCGTGACCTCCTCGTCAAACCTGTCCAGGAACACTTTTGCCTCCCTCTCCACATCCGTCTCAGCACAAACAATGCAGGACACAGCTAGCAGCATTACAAGAATCCGACCAGACATCCTGGCTGCTTCTGCTTCATCCACACGCCAACTAACACCAGGAAGGACAGATGTCGTACTCTATTATAAAGTATCGATAACCTTCGCTGCTGCCTTGGCCTTTGGACAGCAGAGCCATAACAGGGTGTATCTGAGCTGTCATTTACAGGTAGGACGTTTTAGAGGATCAGTGAACGTCACATGGCTGTTCACAAGGGGAAAGTCTGTTTTACACTTTCACTCACTCAAGATGCATTGTCAGTCAGATTGCCCTTTTTGGAAGGTATACGTATATTTAACATTCAACTCGAACTCTTTAGGTGTAAAATTCAAAGCCTGCTGACAGTCGTGGCATAATCACGATGCCAGATGAACGTCATGGTTTTTCTCTTGGCCACTATAAAATGTGCTGCCAGAGAGATTTTGTGTTTTGGAGGGAATGTGTATTTGGCATTCTGACTGCAAGAATGCTTACCAGCGCTGATGCCTTTGGCGAGGTGTCCTCCTCATGGATGAATGTTTGCACTAGACTGGACAGTTGGTAGGCATGGCGTGTATGGACTAAGCTACAGAGGATAAATGTAGAGACATATTAATAACACCaaatatacaaaaacaaaaacagcacgTTTGGGATTCTCTAAATCCACATTGACAGTTTTACTATTGAGGTTTTTCTCCACCCGTTTTGATTGGCATCATGTCTTTTGCCAAGTAAATGGTGACTGCTTCGGTGATGTCTTTccagtgtttgcttttgttgtCATACATCTAGTCAAACACACGGCGATGTCCTTTTGAACCATGTGTGCTTTGTTTTGGCTGTGGCTAGCATGAGCCGCTGAGTTCTCCTCTCGGGACATTTACACACACCTCGTACTGGAACAGGTGTTGCTCTCTGAGGTGGTGACATAAATTCAATGTATTTTCCCCCTTTTTTGTGGATTGACTTTTCATCTGAACTTCTTGCCTTGTTGTCAGAatcacactcacatgcacatgCAAGTCTGAAATGTGTATACCCTTTTGATAATTGTACCGGTattgttaaggcgtgcaggagTGCAAAAAGAATGAAGGTTTCACTCGTGTTCTCTTTAGCCTCTCGTGGGCATTTTTATTGAGCTACTTCTCAGGTTGTGCAGCGGAACGGCAGCTTGACCATGAACACCAGTAGACAGCAGGAATAAAAGCGACATCATACATCCTGTAGGcttctacaaaataaaagcctacttttacacagagaataagagcgctataaaacaaatgcttaacAGGTATTATCGtgataaaactaataaaatatgaataggctagtctgccaagatggcaggtgatggtcacaatcacaataaaactaaaattgcatagaactctaacagtgactgacggtATGTACGTTGTCAatgttgagcacaaatgcagacaagttatagaagaaaaaaaaaacaggtattATCGTGAACGATACGACATGGCACACCCCTAACCCGAacagatttgtctgaaaaccTGAGGTTTCCTTTCAGAATCAAAATTTTCTTTGAGATATTAAACTCCAAAATACTCCCAAATCCTGAGGCCCATAGATTGCGAATAAGatttgttcatttatagacacacacacacagataccccccccccacacacacacacacaaacacacaaaaaagtcactttctttaaaaaagtCATTAAAGATCATAACACTTGAATGACTACACCCCAATAAAAGTCTGAGGCGCAAAGCTAAATTTTAGACTTCAAATTGACAAGAGTTCAACCACAGGTGAGTCTAATTATTCATTAAACAGGTGTACAGCAGGCAATTGTCTATAATCTGAACCACATCGAACACCTATACAGTCTCATCATCACTAGCTGATCTCAACGATAAAGAAGAAGGTTAAAAGTATCAAGTTATTGAAAAACATTAACAATTTCActaatcaaacaaaaacaatattgtcGTTCACGGCAACATCCGTTTCTTGGTGTAAGCCATCACTTTGCAGTTTGCCGCTCCCTGGGATTCAGACAGGAACGTTTCATTCAGAGTGAGGCATGTGAGAGCTTCCTGTCAGCCTGCGCTGCCTCCGATTTGCTGCAACAGCAAGTTTATTGCAGACATGCCTACACAGACTGAGCCCAGAGGCTACAGGCTAATCACTGTGaacgaaacacacaacagtcagGCTCATCATCCTGGAAATTTgagttgtggggggggggggaacaatcTGTTCACCGGACATTGTTCTGCTAAAGTCCTATGAGACAATTTAGCTCGGATGCAGCAAACTACCTAACATTAATGTATCACATTGGGTTGCTTTTTATACTTACGCTATATGTTAGACaggagagaaggaaataaatatcTGACTGTGATCTATAGCTTGAGCTGCTTCCTACCTCTTGGTATATGTAAGAAGGTGGGATccattgaaaaagaaaaacataaatgttttgTGTCTTTCAAAGTTTCTTcatatcaaataaaataaatagatcaGTTTTGTTCTCCACAAGGTTATTTTTCTTAAAGTCCCCAATTAAAGATTTCAAAGAGATGTCAGTAcctgacatatatatatattagattttttttctgaaggTTGTCattactgtacttgtagtgGTTCAaaatcatgtttgtttgtttgtttgtttgtttttataaatcacagtcataaaacaATAAGAGTGACAAAGGCCAATAACAAATAGTGCCGTTGTTTCAAGTGCTGGCAACTCATGTAATTACTGAAATAGAAAGCTAATCATCCTGATTATATAGTGACAAGCCAAACCTGACAGATTGTTAAATTAAACTCGtaattcattacattttcaggtTAAAGTTGAGCAAATGATCCCCTGTCATCTATTGTGTGCCGGTCAGGCCGTTTATCTGTCACGGCCTGCCCAACAAGCGACAAACTTTTAGGTCGATTTTGGGGTCTATTCTCTTCAACAtctcccagtcctcccagtcctcccagtcctcTCGCATCCTCTCAACCTGCTCACAGTTCAGGCCACAGAGGCAGAGCTGCATCAACCAAGAAAGCCACAATAGACAGGGAGAGTAAAGAcagatctaaaaataaaagctgaaagCGCACGGAAACACGAATTAGACACAGAGATAGCCAATTTCAAGATGGTCTGTATgtacttgttttattttgtgaaattaTTGGAGCATTTCTAGcgattttgatcatttctttgCCGTTATTATTATGAAGAACCAAATACAAAAACCCAGATGTCGACTTCTTATTTTGAAATCTCTGAGCAGCGTTTCCCTTTCGCACCGGCTGGCGTGACGCTCCACGGAGGCAACCCATGATCGCAGACTCTCAACACGCATCCCTCACGCCACTGACCCGAGCGTCGCTGcgtcctgcatgtgtgtgcgtgtgtgtgcgtgtgcgcgcgggAGTGTGAGTGCGAGTGATCCCCAGAATGCCCAACAGAATGGAGGATCTCAAGGAGAAGCTGGGAACTTTGGATTGACGCCCGGGAATAACGCGCCGTCGGCCCGAACCTCGTCGGGGGTTCTCGTGGATTTATAGATTTGGATGTtgtctgttttttctctttttcttctagGCAGACGGAATTTATACTTGGCTTACAACTCCTATTATTTCTGGCGTGTAAAATGCCATTCGCCAAAAGGACTGTGGAGCCGCAGCTTCTGTGCAGGCACCAGATCCCCAACGATGAAGGTCTGCTTTTCGAGGACCTGTGTGCCATCAGTAACGTGGTTCTGTCCCGGACCTTGCGACAGCTGTCCGACCTGGCCCGGCACGCCTGCTCCTTATTTCAGGAGCTGGAGAGCGACATCATCAGCACCAACAAGCGGGTCTGGGTCCTCCAGAGCAAAATAGGCCAGATACAGCAGACTGCCGGTGCCCTGGACCCCAAGAAGGAGGCAGTGCGTAAGTAAACCATAAAACCtccacgcgcgcgcgcgcgcacccTTCTCGCCTTAGGATTTAGACATGAATAAAGTCAGATGGATTCTTTCGCATGTGCGCGTTCATGCTTTGAAGCGGCGTCCCACCCCTCAATTGTAAATCtaccgtctttttttttttttggacgtTTGTCCATCCGGTAGCACCTCGATGCGTTTTTAGAGCACTGGATGATGTTCATTCAATTGGCGGTCCAGACTCGGAGGCGTGCGCGTGTGTCCGTCGACGAGGGCGTGTGCGTGTAGCGgaggggcgtgtgtgtgtgtgtgttgccgcTGCATTGGCTCAGCATCGCAGTCTGGTACTGCGGGTAGCGCACACCTGAAGCATGTTCAGGCGCATGTTTTTCGGGGACATCGTCGTGAAGCGTCGATCGCGCCAGAGCGCGAATAAACGAAGTTCGGGGTCGAGtattcattgaaaaaaaaaaaaaaaaggcgcatTTATTTCAGACGCGTGTGCGTGTTCGCGTTTTCACGGGCAACTCCCCGTGCGCCAAAACCCACCCTACATGCAGCGGCACCAACACAGCATTAATAATGAACCCAGATGTCCATGACGCAGGGTCAATAATAACTGATCGGGATGAGATATCCAACGGGTGCGATGATTTCAGTGAACgaatcctgaaaaaaaaaaaaggagaagaagaaaccagGTTGAGCTGAATGCAGCCGCTCGTTTACAGACATTATTTATGTCCTCTGCAGTCCCTTCAGAATAAGGCTTTCGATTTTAGACGATACCCGATCAGCAATATTAGTCAAATTTCTGTGACTGTGGAATTCATCACTGCAGGTTATCATAATCTAGGACGATCAAAGAGCATTATGGAGCCTAAAGCTGTAGGCTTTATTAtattgaacacacacaaacacacaaacacaggctgGAGCATGAGTGAGGGAGAATGCCTTGCGTAGAACAGTGTCTGATGGCTGTGGATGGGTTCATGTGTTTGGAATGTTCAGGGACAGATGTTTACGTGTCAATGTTGAAGGACTCCAAAAGACAAAAGCACAGACAAAGAGTACTATCAAAGTACTCATTCTGTACTCTGTAAGCACGCCAACAAAGCTTAAGTCAGAAACCATCTCATCTCTTGTTCCCGCTGTGAACACTCTCAAATATTGATGTGTTGAGTTGATGCTTGATTCTGCAACCAGACATTGCATATTAGTTAAGCATCCATTGCTTTCCAAGCGTTTGTTCATATTTAACCCAAGAACAGCCAAAGACACACAATTTCCAGTTTAAAATGTTCCGTTTGGTGAGTTAAATCCAGTAGAAAGggaaattagattaaaaaaaaaaaactattgtatttgtttgattgcttgattatttgattgactaattgattcattgattcattgattgcTTTTCtaagtaaaaataatatatatgtatagtaCATATGTagattaaccctaaccctaaatgTTACACATGCAGTGTAACATTTATTTCCAACATGGTACATTGTAACAAATACATAATAAATGTACAATATTAAAAAACAGTCGACGTTAAGATACTTGAACCGCAACCCTTTTTTTAACAACAGTTTTGAATCATCTTTCTGACTAATGTGGGGAGTCTGTTCTCTGCACAGAGACCAGAATACAAATGAAGTCCTTCAAAAGGCTGTTTGGTGCTGCCACACATGAGGCAGAACTGGCTCTCATTTCTCTGATGACTTTTAAACATGACATTTAAGACAGTCTGGAGCAATACCATTAACAATGTTGTACATGTGACCAAGTTTATGACGCTCAACTCTGACCTCAGCAGGAATAAATAACCTATTCATGATCAATATGCAATATTTTGGGAAGCATTTAGCAAATACCTATACAGTACTTACAATATATTGTAAAAAGTATTTGTTCAACTATCTAAATCATTGAATTCAGGAATTCAGATCAGGCACCGAGGCAGCCAGTCTACTTctaaaaacatttgtgaaagaAAGGGTTGCTGTGAGGAGCTCAGTGAATTCCAGTGTGGTACAGTCACACGGTGCCACCGGTGCAAGTCCAGCCGGGAAATTTCCTCCCTGCTAAGTATTCCACAATCAACGTAGTACTACAGCAAAGTGGAAGTGATTGGGAACAACAGCAACTCAGGCCACGTAAAATCACAGGAGAGGGTCAGCGAATCTCGCTTCTCTGTTTCATAATCTGATGTACGAGTATTGTCTGACTGCCGAGTGCTGGCTAAGGCTTGGCCCCTTAATGCCAATCAATGGGACTCATAATGCTTTAGACAAGACATTTTGGACAATTTCATCCTCCCAACTTTGTGGAGAGAGTTTGGAGACgggcccttcctgttccaacatgACTGCACATCATTGCATAAAGCAAGGTCCATATAGAAATGGATGAGCAAGATTGATGTCTTCTAACGCAAATAGATTCAGCGATAGTGAAACTGAAAATCAGGGTTAATTTAAATTCAAGTTTAGTTTATCACTTCAAAATAATTCTTAAGCAGCTGCTTTGTCCTGCTTATCCTACGTTTAGAGCAAAAAGCTCTACCTAAAGACAAATAGCGTCACCCAGACAGCGAGGTTCTCTGGCCCCCGTCCCATGGTGCACCAACAGGTGTGGCAGCTTGAAGCAAGGAAACGTAGAGAAGCAGCAAGCCGACTCACCGAGGCACAGCAGAATCAAAGTGGAAATCCTTTCCATAGCAGAGGCTTCTATTGTCTGAAAGGCGGCTGGAATCGATTGTTCCGTAAATGCCTGTTTCCGTCTGTTGTTATGAAACACTGAACCAGCGTCTGCATTGGCATCGAAACCTGATGGCGGTCCTTTCGAGATGCACCTATGGGTGTGCCCACCGCGCTGACGCTGTTGAAACA encodes the following:
- the LOC137915599 gene encoding angiotensin-converting enzyme 2-like, with product MSGRILVMLLAVSCIVCAETDVEREAKVFLDRFDEEVTPQIYRYSLASWEYNTNITKENSDKLAEEGNIWSDFYAQKSDDAQKFPLDNITDAEIKLQLITLQDKGASVLSPEKFAHLSKITSDMSTIYSTATVCLIDEPLNCQTLEPGLEHVMAHSRNYSERLHVWEGWRREVGKRMRPLYEDYVDLKNEAAKLNGFEDYGDYWRFNYETIEEDPEYKYTRDRLMEDVQSIYYEILPLYRELHAYVRSRLIEVYPGHIDPEGPIPAHLLGDMWGRFWTYLYPLTAPYPNKYIDVSETMVEMGWDEERMFKEAEKFFVSVGLYEMLPNFWNNSMILKPKDGTKVVCHPTAWDMGNREDFRIKMCTKINMDDFLTVHHEMGHTQYQMAYCNLPYLLRDGANEGFHEAVGEIMSLSAATPEHLKNLNLLPANFTSDNDTEINFLLKQALTIVATLPFTYMLEKWRWQVFAGNITKDKWMESWWEMKRELVGVVEPVPRDETYCDPPALFHVSGDYSFIRYFTRTIYQFQFQKVLCDEAGHKGDLFTCDITNSTAAGTKLRNMLAMGRSQSWTRALQNISGDVKMDARPLLDYFNKLHEWLIADNRKHNRIVEWRTDINPYSGNAIRVRISLRAAMGENAYPWNDNEMYLFQANIAYALRQYYSQTNKTLLFKTENVIISNVTPRISFNILVTDPTTPSKYVPKDDVKAAIELSRSRINAAFHLSDSTLEFEDIIPTLAAPVQQPVEVWLVLFGVVMGIVLLVGIYLVVSGVRDRKKKSAGTGLVNPYDESIDGQSNKAFEDHDGEQTGF